TCTCATTAATTTGGTCTTGAATATCACCATATAACGAGACTTCATCCCCTGAATAGGTCATTTTCTCTGATGATCGCGCACTTTTGTATTCCATTTCATCGATTAAGTTCGGTGTCGCCAAATGATGAATATACTTCGGTTCATGTTGATGAAAAATACTAATCGTAATCGCATCGACATTGTAGTCTAGTAACATCGTATGGACATTTGGATTCGTTTGATCGAGTTGCGATAAGACTCGGTACAAAGCCAAGGCATTGACGTCTATCGATAGTAAATCTACTTTTAAGTCATCAAGGATGTCTACATAAGTCTGCACGATCGATTCTGGCGCAGCAAATAACATAATATAGCGCTTATCTCCTGAAGTCGTAAGTTGGTAGTCAAATACCGGATTTGAGAATGGTAGAGGGATTGAGTTACCAAGTTCCATGAACAAGTAGCCTTTGACTTCATCTTCTGCTAACTTTGCCGGCATCGGAATGGCCCGAAAGAAAACATGAGCATCCGGAACGACAAAATGGACTTTTTTATTTTTTAAGTTCCACTCAGTGACACACTCTTCTAAGATGACTTGGAACTGATCTTCATCAATAATTTTCCCTTCACGAATGACACCACTCGGCAAATAACGCTCAAAGTAAACAGGTGTTTCGCTTAGATCTTGATTCTGTAGTAGGACACATCGAATCACATGATCTTTTATGATTAATCCCAAAGGCTTAGACTTTCGAAATGAAAACATGATGACTCTCCTTTCTATCTATCTCTTATAATAAACTATTTAGGTACCAAGAAAGAAGAGATTCTCCAAAAAAGAAACTGGTAATCGCCCCTGCAACAATAAATGGTCCAAATGGGATCGGCTGCCCTCGTTTCACTTTTTTCATCGCCATTAACACGAGTCCAACGACAGCCCCGTAAAATGCAGACAAAAAGAACGCAAGTAACACAAGCTTCCAACCGAGAGCGAGGCCTAATACCGCAAACAGCTTAATATCTCCCCCTCCCATTCCTCCATTGCTAATGATCGCAATGAGAAACAACAAACTAAACCCCATCACTGCCCCGACATACGGGTCCCACCAAACATCGGCTGGAAAAATCAGTCGATAGATTAGAAGGCACACCCCAAAAAACAATAGCACTTTATCAGGAATAATCATGTAGGCTAAATCAGACACTAAAATAATCATCAGTAATGAGAGCAATAAAAGAGAAAGGATAAGTTCAATGGAAAGTCCAAAGACAAGAAAAGAAACCATAAATAAAAGACCAGTTAATGCCTCTCCAGCAGGATAAAGCAACGAGACCCGCTGATCACACTTTCGGCAACGACCACGCATGAATAGATAAGAAAACACAGGCACAAGATCACGCGCACGCAGCCGGTAACCACAGCTTGTACAATGTGAAGGCGGCCGAACAATCGACTCCCCCTTAGGCACCCGTAACCCAACAACATTGAAGAACGAACCGAAGACCAGACCGAGGAGAAGGAAGTAGAAGCTGAGGATAATCGACATGGAAATGCCCCTTTCTATGAATAAAGCCCTCATTTAGAATGAGGGCTTTACTTGAACTACATTAAATATTCGCATCATCATCAAAAGAATCCCTGTTAAATTCATTAATGGAACCATCATAATAGCCCTCTAACTTAATTGTATAGATTTCTCCATCATAAGATACTTCAACCTCTTCCGCATCATAATTTTCTCCAGTAGTTGGGTCTTTAATTTGCGTTAAATAGCCATCAGCTATAAGTGTAGTTAATTTTACTTCATCTTCACTAGGATACTCCGCTGAAAAGTACAATTTAGAAGCATTCACAATCTGCTGTGCATTGGCAATGTGGGCATCTTTACGTGAGTTCTCCATAATCCCACCAATCGATACAACCGCAATTGCTGCGATAATTCCTAAAATAACGATAACAACTAGTAATTCAATTAACGTTAAACCACGTTGATCTTTTAATGCTTTCATTCGTTTTAACATGTATTTCTCTCCTTTTAAAAAATCATTAGTCCATTTTTAAATGACCTTCTTAACAAGTATATTATACTATCATTCTACAAAATACTATCTTTTTCCCGTAGTCTCTTTCTATATTTCTCCATAGATTTGAAACATTGGGACCATGATCGCAATAACAATGACTCCAACAATTGCGGCTAAAAAGACAATCATTAATGGTTCGATCAGACTTTTTAGGCGATCGGTTGTATTTTCGACTTCATCTTCATAAAAGTCGGCAACTTTCGAGAGCATGAGATCTAGTGAACCTGTCTCCTCACCAATTGAAATCATTTGAACGACGAGTGGTGGAAACACCCATGATTTTTTCATCGGTTCGGTCAGACGTTCTCCGTTTTCTAGCGCATGTCGCGATTCTTTCATCACATTTGAAATGACCGCATTTCCAATTACTTTTTCCACAATCGAGATTGCTTGTAAGATTGGCACAGAGCTTGAAAAAAGTGAGCTTAATGTTCGCGTCATTCGAGCGAGCGCTGCTCGTTGCAGTAGTTTTCCGAATATCGGCATCTTAAGTAAAGCATAATCTAAATATAGGCTTGTCTTTGGGTTTTGCCGGATCACTTGAAACAGTAAGACGATGGCAATGACTAGTAAGAGTAATAGCCACCAAAAGTGTTGAATGAAATCACTAGCTCCCATAACAAATCTCGTAATCAAAGGTAGTTCTCCACCGAGGTCGCTAAGCATCGCAGCGAATGTTGGGACAACCGAGGTGAGTAGAAAGATAACTACCCCAATCGCAACAATCCCAACAACAATCGGATAGGCAAGAGCTGAGATGACCTTCTGTCTAGTTTTATGTTGCTTTTCAAAATGAACGGCTAAACGATCAAGAGATCCATCGATGTCCCCGCTAATTTCACCGGCTTTCACCATGTTAATGACGAGTGCTTCGAAAATTTTCGGATGCTTGGCTGCAGCATCTGAAAAAGGCAAACCTGATCGAAGCTCATCTTCAATCGCCTCTAATGATCTCTTTAGCGCTTTGCTACTCGTTTGTTTACTCAAAATATTCGTTGCCTCAACAATCGATACTCCTGCTTTTAACAGCGTCGAAAACTGGCGCAAGTAGATCGCAAAGTCTTGAAGTTTAACTGGATTTCCAAACGAGATTTCCTTGTTTAGCCCTGTTGCTTTCGCTTCAGTTAATTCGAGCACAGATATTTGCTTTTCTTTTAATTTAGTTGCCGCATCTCTTTTCGTACTACCGGTAATTACTCCTTTTTTTGTTTTCCCGTTCGTACCCCGCCCTATGTAATTAAATTGAGCCATTGTTGCTTGTTCCCTCCTTTAAATAAGGAGCAACAGCCTCGATTGATACACTTCGTTGATCTAGTAGCTCTTTAATCGACATTTCTAATGTGTGCATGCCTTCGCTTTTACTTGTCTGCATCACATTATGAATTTGAAAAATCTTTTCATTTCGAATTAAATTCGCTACAGCCGAGTTGTTCATTAAGATTTCTGTTGCTGCTACTCGACTTTTTCGATCAGGGGTAGGGAAGAGTCGTTGAGAAACAACCGCTTTTAAGACAGATGCTATTTGGACACGAATTTGCGGTTGTTGATTAGGTGGAAAAACATCGATCATCCGGTCAATTGTCGAAGGACCACTTGTCGTATGGAGCGTTCCTAACACTAAATGACCTGTTTCTGCCGCGGTAATCGCCGTTGAGATGGTTTCAAGATCTCGCATTTCTCCGACTAAAATCACATCTGGGTCCTGCCTGAGCGAAGCACGTAATCCTTTAGCAAATGTTTCGGTATCAAACCCGACTTCTCGTTGGTCGATAATGCATGATTTATGCTTATGCAAATACTCGATCGGATCTTCTAATGTGACAATATGTCGACTCATCGTCTCATTCATATAATGAATCATCGAGGCTAGAGTTGTTGACTTTCCACTCCCGGTTGGACCTGTAACCAAGACAAGTCCTTGAGGATACTGAGCAATCTTTTGAAGCGCCTTAGGCATCCTCAATGATTCAAGTGTCGGGATTTCGGTCGGAATAATTCGAATCGCTAAACTAAGGCATGAACGCTGATAATAGGCATTAATACGAAAACGAGATACTTTAGGAATGCCATAGGAAAAGTCAACCTCGCCTTGCTCTTTTAACTTTTCTTTTAGCGGTTCGGTTAAAAGAGCCATCGTCATCTTTTCCGTATCTTCTGGTACTAACTTATCCGTGCCGTATCGTTTTAACTGACCGTTGACTCGAAAAATCGGAGGAACGCCGACGGTTAAGTGAACATCTGAAGCTTTTAATTGGAAGGCTGCGCGAAGTAACTGCTCAATTTTCTCCTTCATTTATTTCTCCCTTCTGCGCTTAGTCACTTGTGATAACTCGCAAAATTTCCTCGGTCGTTGTCAGTCCTTGCTTCACCTTTAACAGTCCATCATCGATTAAAAAGATCGTTCCTTTCTTGATCGCATAAGACTTTATGTCTTGAATCGACTTGTTGTTCATGATCATCTTTTTTATCGTTTCATCAATAACTAAGATCTCATGAACCGCGAGTCTTCCTTTATAACCTGTCATATTACATGTCGGACACCCAGTTCCACGGTTTACTTGTTGAACTTTCATTCCTCGAGTTGCAAAGATTTCTTTTTCTCTCTCGGTTGGAGTTACGTCTTCTTTACAGTCTCGACATACTCTTCGCACTAAGCGTTGTGCGACGACTCCACTTAAGGAAGAAGCCACTAAAAATGGCTCAAGTCCCATATCTACTAATCTAGTAATCGTACTGATCGAGTCATTCGTATGCACCGTACTCAAAACGAGATGTCCTGTTAACGAAGCTCGAACTGCAATTTCGGCTGTTTCGGTATCACGAATTTCCCCCACCATTACAATGTCAGGATCTTGACGCAAAATCGCGCGCAAACCTGCAGCAAAAGTCATCCCAACCTTAGTATTTACTTGAATTTGGTTGATTCCCTCTAGTTGATACTCAACAGGGTCTTCTACGGTAATTACGTTTACTTCTTCGGAATTTAAGCGGTTTAAACTTGCATACAGCGTCGAAGATTTTCCTGATCCAGTAGGGCCAGTAATTAACACGATGCCAGTAGGCTTTTCGATCAATTCCATAAAGAGCTTAAGGTGTATCTTATTTAAACCTAGTTTACTTAGATCATTAATCGCAGCACCTAAGTCTAAAATACGCATCACTACTTTTTCCCCATACACCGTCGGGAGCGTAGAGACGCGGAGATCAACAGGGTGAAAATCAAGATTCACTTTAATTCGTCCATCTTGTGGAATTCGACTTTCCGTAATATCGAGGTTTGCCATAATTTTAAGACGAGCAATGAGAACCTTTTGCATATGCTTAGGCAGGACACGCTCGTTTTTTAAAATGCCATCCACACGATACCTGACGACGACTTTTGTTTCCTGTGTATCAATATGGATATCACTTGCTCGTTCTTGAACAGCACGTAATAACAATTGATTCACGAGTTTCACAATAGGAGAGTCTTCATTTTCAACTTCTTCTTGCTCTTGTTCGTTCACAGAGGAAGCCTCGTCCATAAATTCATCGACTGCATCATCGACATCATAATATTTATGTATCGCTCGAGTAATATCATCTTTTGTCGCGATCGCTACTTCAATTTGAAATCCAGTTGTTAACCTTAACTCATCAATGGCAAAAAAGTCCATTGGGTCAGCCATCGCAACGAGTAATTTATCTCCATCCTTCTTTAAAGGGAGGACTAAGTTTCTCGAAGCCGTTTCTTTTGGAATTAACCTGATGACATTAGCATCGACAGGGTAACGGTATAAGCTTACATGAGGTATGCCTAATTGAAACTCTAGCACTTCAATTAATTGTTGCTCGGTAATATACCCTTGTGCTAAAAGAGCATCGCCAAGTTTCTGTGAATCTTGCTTCTCCTGTAATGTCAGCTCGAGTTGCTCATGTGTAATCAAGCCCGACTCTACTAGTAAATCACCTAATCTTTTTCTAATCTTAGTCATCTTGACCACCCCATTTCCTCACTCTTCGCCTTTTACTGGTAAACGATTAAGCTCTGATTCACTTGTTGGCTCTTCCTCTGTTCTAGCGTCTGAAGAAGGAGAGCGCTCTTGGTCATTTGGTGACGTCGGAGTTCTTCTTCCCTCATTACTACCGGGTGTTAACTCATTTTCTGTGCCTTGGTTA
Above is a genomic segment from Bacillus sp. FJAT-45037 containing:
- the pilM gene encoding type IV pilus biogenesis protein PilM; translation: MFSFRKSKPLGLIIKDHVIRCVLLQNQDLSETPVYFERYLPSGVIREGKIIDEDQFQVILEECVTEWNLKNKKVHFVVPDAHVFFRAIPMPAKLAEDEVKGYLFMELGNSIPLPFSNPVFDYQLTTSGDKRYIMLFAAPESIVQTYVDILDDLKVDLLSIDVNALALYRVLSQLDQTNPNVHTMLLDYNVDAITISIFHQHEPKYIHHLATPNLIDEMEYKSARSSEKMTYSGDEVSLYGDIQDQINEIERIMSFYKYTVHKGEESISHVFVTGDHPYFNYIREQLAAKTLLDIQVGYNNLSTSESGLSPQFLTAVGLALKEVK
- a CDS encoding prepilin peptidase, whose translation is MSIILSFYFLLLGLVFGSFFNVVGLRVPKGESIVRPPSHCTSCGYRLRARDLVPVFSYLFMRGRCRKCDQRVSLLYPAGEALTGLLFMVSFLVFGLSIELILSLLLLSLLMIILVSDLAYMIIPDKVLLFFGVCLLIYRLIFPADVWWDPYVGAVMGFSLLFLIAIISNGGMGGGDIKLFAVLGLALGWKLVLLAFFLSAFYGAVVGLVLMAMKKVKRGQPIPFGPFIVAGAITSFFFGESLLSWYLNSLL
- a CDS encoding type II secretion system protein, which gives rise to MLKRMKALKDQRGLTLIELLVVIVILGIIAAIAVVSIGGIMENSRKDAHIANAQQIVNASKLYFSAEYPSEDEVKLTTLIADGYLTQIKDPTTGENYDAEEVEVSYDGEIYTIKLEGYYDGSINEFNRDSFDDDANI
- a CDS encoding type II secretion system F family protein; the protein is MAQFNYIGRGTNGKTKKGVITGSTKRDAATKLKEKQISVLELTEAKATGLNKEISFGNPVKLQDFAIYLRQFSTLLKAGVSIVEATNILSKQTSSKALKRSLEAIEDELRSGLPFSDAAAKHPKIFEALVINMVKAGEISGDIDGSLDRLAVHFEKQHKTRQKVISALAYPIVVGIVAIGVVIFLLTSVVPTFAAMLSDLGGELPLITRFVMGASDFIQHFWWLLLLLVIAIVLLFQVIRQNPKTSLYLDYALLKMPIFGKLLQRAALARMTRTLSSLFSSSVPILQAISIVEKVIGNAVISNVMKESRHALENGERLTEPMKKSWVFPPLVVQMISIGEETGSLDLMLSKVADFYEDEVENTTDRLKSLIEPLMIVFLAAIVGVIVIAIMVPMFQIYGEI
- a CDS encoding type IV pilus twitching motility protein PilT, which translates into the protein MKEKIEQLLRAAFQLKASDVHLTVGVPPIFRVNGQLKRYGTDKLVPEDTEKMTMALLTEPLKEKLKEQGEVDFSYGIPKVSRFRINAYYQRSCLSLAIRIIPTEIPTLESLRMPKALQKIAQYPQGLVLVTGPTGSGKSTTLASMIHYMNETMSRHIVTLEDPIEYLHKHKSCIIDQREVGFDTETFAKGLRASLRQDPDVILVGEMRDLETISTAITAAETGHLVLGTLHTTSGPSTIDRMIDVFPPNQQPQIRVQIASVLKAVVSQRLFPTPDRKSRVAATEILMNNSAVANLIRNEKIFQIHNVMQTSKSEGMHTLEMSIKELLDQRSVSIEAVAPYLKEGTSNNGSI
- a CDS encoding GspE/PulE family protein, translated to MTKIRKRLGDLLVESGLITHEQLELTLQEKQDSQKLGDALLAQGYITEQQLIEVLEFQLGIPHVSLYRYPVDANVIRLIPKETASRNLVLPLKKDGDKLLVAMADPMDFFAIDELRLTTGFQIEVAIATKDDITRAIHKYYDVDDAVDEFMDEASSVNEQEQEEVENEDSPIVKLVNQLLLRAVQERASDIHIDTQETKVVVRYRVDGILKNERVLPKHMQKVLIARLKIMANLDITESRIPQDGRIKVNLDFHPVDLRVSTLPTVYGEKVVMRILDLGAAINDLSKLGLNKIHLKLFMELIEKPTGIVLITGPTGSGKSSTLYASLNRLNSEEVNVITVEDPVEYQLEGINQIQVNTKVGMTFAAGLRAILRQDPDIVMVGEIRDTETAEIAVRASLTGHLVLSTVHTNDSISTITRLVDMGLEPFLVASSLSGVVAQRLVRRVCRDCKEDVTPTEREKEIFATRGMKVQQVNRGTGCPTCNMTGYKGRLAVHEILVIDETIKKMIMNNKSIQDIKSYAIKKGTIFLIDDGLLKVKQGLTTTEEILRVITSD